One part of the uncultured Fibrobacter sp. genome encodes these proteins:
- a CDS encoding thiamine phosphate synthase: MRLWLSTSPDDFASEFDDIEQMFSRGLSRLILQKRGRGGSPYATESDYERWLLSLPMDCRDRIWVRGTPDLAERLDARGCVAEAGSLLGDVPESWKRVNTVAFCRSLDQLEQLPEWVSGALVGPVFQPQSVYEPVKFHGIEPVLGKLNALAGSKIPQVIAFGGVDHETLDEIKKLPVQGVSVLGGIWNYVDPVNAFIKLSRAIQF, encoded by the coding sequence ATGCGATTGTGGCTTTCGACATCTCCTGACGATTTTGCTTCGGAATTTGACGATATTGAGCAAATGTTTTCCCGCGGGCTTTCGCGCCTGATTTTGCAGAAGCGCGGGCGAGGGGGCTCTCCTTATGCCACCGAAAGCGATTATGAACGTTGGCTTTTGTCGCTCCCGATGGATTGCCGTGACCGTATTTGGGTGCGTGGCACGCCGGATTTGGCGGAGCGCCTAGATGCTCGCGGGTGCGTTGCCGAGGCTGGCTCGTTGCTGGGCGATGTCCCCGAAAGCTGGAAACGCGTGAATACGGTCGCCTTTTGCCGGAGCCTGGATCAGCTGGAACAGCTGCCGGAGTGGGTGTCCGGAGCGCTTGTGGGGCCGGTATTCCAGCCGCAATCGGTGTATGAACCGGTCAAATTTCACGGAATTGAGCCTGTTTTGGGCAAATTAAACGCTTTAGCCGGTTCAAAAATCCCGCAGGTGATTGCTTTTGGCGGCGTTGACCACGAAACGCTCGACGAAATCAAAAAACTCCCGGTGCAGGGAGTCTCTGTTCTCGGGGGCATCTGGAATTATGTCGACCCGGTCAATGCATTTATTAAGTTATCGCGCGCGATTCAATTCTAA